TCAATTTAAGTAAATTATCAAAAATCATGGAAGAAATTCAAAAAACAGTTCAACATTTGAATTCAACGATTGATGTCGTTACAAAAGATGTGGATAATTTATCAATTGAAGTCGAAGGCTTATTAAATAAAGCAAATACTTTAGTCGACGATGTTAACGGTAAATTGGGAAAAACAGATCCATTATTTACAGCTATTGGTGATTTAGGGGTGACGGTTTCAGATTTAAACGAATCTACCAAAGGCATGGCTAATAATCTGGTGAACGGTATTTCTAAGAAAAAGAAATCACCGATTGATCGTTTTGTAAAATCAACCAAAGGATTTACAAAAACAAAAGAAAATAGTCAACTGTCAGATCCGGTAGAAAAGGCATATGAAGAATCAGCGGCGTTGACACAATTGCAGAAGGAACTTGAGGCATTAGCTAAAACAACCCCGTCTACAACGGCTGGGGAAATTTCAATCAAATAAATAAGGAGTGGTTATAAATGAGTAAGAATAACAACGGTAAATTTCTTTTAGGCGCTTTGTTTGGCGCTTCAATCGCTGGAATTGTGGCACTATTGTATGCTCCAAAATCAGGTAAAGAACTACGCGAAGATATTGCAAAAGAAGTGGATAATCTTGTAGATAAAGCAAGTGATTATACGGATTATGCGGTAGAACGTGGTGTGGAAATATATGATGCGGCGGCAGATGCTACTGAAGACATCAAAGTTAGTTTAAAACAATCATCTGACAATATTAAAAAACAATTTGGTGATTTAAAAGAAGAAGCTAAAAATGAATGGCATCATTTAAAAGATGATTTTAATGACGCTGGTGACCGAGTAGCTGATGAAGCTGAAGATACAAAAGATCGTTTGGATGAATTTGGTGATGTCCTTGCAAATGAAACCGAACGCGTTGCAGACGAAGTAGCTGATGGAACAAGTCATGTGATTGATGAAGCAAGACATCAAGCAGACAATGTTGCCGGTGAAGTAGAAGATGCTTATAATGAAGTGAAAGATACTGCCCAAGAGACAGCTGAAGATTTATAATCTAACTTTCGCTGGAGTTCAAAAATTCCAGCGAATTCCTTTTTTATTCAAAATTCTGATTAAATATTCTAACAAAATTCAATATTTCTACATAATTTTGATATAGGTATTTTCATAGACTTATTGAATAATCAAATTTAAAATGTAAATAAAACGCTTGCATGTTTGCGTGCAATGTGTTAAATTATTTTTGAAAGAGGATATAAATTGGAAGTGGGGAATTTTATGGAAAAGCAGACGATTACAATATATGATGTGGCTAGAGAAGCCGGTGTCTCGATGGCGACGGTATCACGGGTTGTTAATGGCAATCCGAATGTGAAGCCAAGTACAAGAAAGAAAGTTTCAGAAGTTATTGAGCGTTTAGATTACCGCCCAAATGCTGTTGCTCGAGGGCTAGCAAGTAAAAAAACAACAACAGTCGGTGTTATTATTCCGAATGTTACGGATTTGTTTTATTCATCCCTTGCTCGTGGTATTGATGATATTGCTTCAATGTACAAATATAACATTATTTTAGCAAACTCAGATGAAAATCGTGAAAAAGAAGTGCAAGTATTAAATACCTTATTAGCTAAACAAGTTGATGGGCTTATCTTTATGGGTAGTACCATTGATGAAACAATCTTAAAAGAGTTAAGAAGAACAACCACGCCAGTTGTTTTAGCTGGTACAGTTATTTCTGAACCAGACATCTTATCCGTTAATATCGACTATCTTGCGGCGACTAAAGAAGCGACTGAACTATTATTAAGTCACAATAGAACAGTTGCTGTTGTAACGGGTCCAGGAGAATATGAAATTAATAAAGATCATATTGTAAAAGGCTATAAAGAAGCCCTTGAAGAAAAAGGCATCGATTTTAATGAGGATTTAGTTATTCAAAGCGAATATACTTTCAAAGATGGCGATAAAATCGTTGATTTACTACTCGAT
This window of the Fundicoccus culcitae genome carries:
- the ccpA gene encoding catabolite control protein A; translated protein: MEKQTITIYDVAREAGVSMATVSRVVNGNPNVKPSTRKKVSEVIERLDYRPNAVARGLASKKTTTVGVIIPNVTDLFYSSLARGIDDIASMYKYNIILANSDENREKEVQVLNTLLAKQVDGLIFMGSTIDETILKELRRTTTPVVLAGTVISEPDILSVNIDYLAATKEATELLLSHNRTVAVVTGPGEYEINKDHIVKGYKEALEEKGIDFNEDLVIQSEYTFKDGDKIVDLLLDAGATAVVVSKDEVAIGILNALIERGVNVPDDFEIITSNNSMLTQVARPQLTSIQFPLYDIGAVAMRLLTKVMNNEEVEEPKVLLPHKIFTRQSTK
- a CDS encoding DUF948 domain-containing protein, which codes for MTLGGIAGLIAALAFAVLVVFICLNLSKLSKIMEEIQKTVQHLNSTIDVVTKDVDNLSIEVEGLLNKANTLVDDVNGKLGKTDPLFTAIGDLGVTVSDLNESTKGMANNLVNGISKKKKSPIDRFVKSTKGFTKTKENSQLSDPVEKAYEESAALTQLQKELEALAKTTPSTTAGEISIK
- a CDS encoding YtxH domain-containing protein, coding for MSKNNNGKFLLGALFGASIAGIVALLYAPKSGKELREDIAKEVDNLVDKASDYTDYAVERGVEIYDAAADATEDIKVSLKQSSDNIKKQFGDLKEEAKNEWHHLKDDFNDAGDRVADEAEDTKDRLDEFGDVLANETERVADEVADGTSHVIDEARHQADNVAGEVEDAYNEVKDTAQETAEDL